The Hydrogenobacter thermophilus TK-6 genome window below encodes:
- a CDS encoding prepilin-type N-terminal cleavage/methylation domain-containing protein, producing the protein MLLKSKKGFTLLEVLLVLVLISLLFGTLSYTYYSALNSSLDLARDSQKLRQEAYLLWNLKRKVVSAKILHMEKDRLFMITSAGDYYEGMVKCAYIYKDGVLYYYEFPYPYGDIKFYEEDKLIKLGKFNAFSFRAYAGGNFYDTFDGIPELLYVKLDTRQLVIKLLS; encoded by the coding sequence ATGCTCCTAAAAAGTAAAAAAGGTTTTACCCTGTTAGAAGTCCTGCTGGTTTTGGTTCTGATAAGCCTTCTATTTGGCACTCTCTCTTATACCTACTACTCAGCTCTTAATAGCTCTCTGGATTTAGCCCGCGACAGTCAAAAGCTGAGGCAGGAAGCGTATCTTCTTTGGAACCTTAAGCGTAAAGTCGTATCCGCAAAGATACTTCACATGGAGAAGGATAGGCTCTTTATGATCACATCAGCCGGGGACTACTACGAGGGGATGGTAAAATGTGCTTACATATACAAAGATGGGGTCCTTTATTACTACGAATTTCCCTATCCTTATGGAGATATAAAGTTTTATGAAGAGGATAAGCTAATAAAGTTGGGGAAGTTCAACGCCTTCTCTTTTAGAGCTTACGCAGGAGGAAACTTCTATGACACCTTTGATGGCATTCCTGAGCTTTTGTATGTGAAATTAGATACAAGGCAATTGGTGATAAAATTATTATCATGA
- a CDS encoding acetyl-CoA carboxylase carboxyltransferase subunit alpha, producing MPLEFEKEHLELYQKIDQLRRLYQLGEKDKEAELRKLQREFRKNAKELYKKLDPWSRVLIARHPHRPHTVDYISLIFRDFTELHGDRCFGDDRSIVAGFAYLDNMPVAIIGHEKGRSTKEKMDRNFGMPHPEGYRKAIRVAKLAEKYRMPVITFVDTPGAYPGIGAEERGQSEAIARSLYTFGYLKVPSIAVVIGEGGSGGALALAVANRILMLENAIYSVISPEGCAAILWKDQSKVKEASAALKLTAHDLLKLGVIDYIVPEPLGASHIDPKRSARVLKYFLRRCLKELINRSPEEILSERIKKFERMGDFLEK from the coding sequence ATGCCTCTTGAGTTTGAAAAGGAGCATCTGGAACTGTATCAAAAGATAGACCAGCTAAGGCGTCTCTACCAGCTTGGAGAAAAAGATAAAGAGGCAGAGTTGAGAAAACTCCAGAGAGAATTCAGAAAAAATGCAAAGGAATTGTATAAAAAGCTGGACCCTTGGAGCAGGGTGCTAATAGCCAGACATCCTCACAGACCACACACGGTAGATTACATAAGCCTCATCTTCAGAGATTTTACGGAGCTTCACGGAGACAGATGCTTTGGTGATGATAGGTCCATAGTAGCGGGCTTTGCTTACCTGGATAATATGCCGGTTGCCATCATAGGTCATGAGAAGGGAAGAAGCACCAAAGAAAAGATGGATAGAAACTTTGGCATGCCACACCCCGAAGGCTACAGGAAGGCTATCAGAGTAGCCAAGCTGGCGGAAAAGTACCGTATGCCTGTGATAACCTTTGTTGACACACCGGGAGCCTACCCTGGCATAGGTGCGGAAGAGAGAGGTCAATCGGAAGCCATAGCTCGTAGCCTATACACCTTTGGATACTTAAAAGTGCCTTCAATAGCTGTAGTTATAGGAGAGGGGGGTTCTGGAGGTGCGCTTGCTCTGGCAGTTGCTAACAGGATTCTTATGCTGGAAAATGCCATCTATTCGGTAATATCACCTGAAGGATGCGCTGCCATACTGTGGAAGGACCAGTCAAAAGTCAAAGAGGCTTCAGCAGCTCTCAAACTTACGGCTCATGACCTTTTAAAGTTGGGTGTTATAGACTACATAGTCCCAGAGCCTCTGGGAGCTTCCCACATAGATCCCAAAAGAAGCGCCAGAGTTCTAAAATACTTTCTGAGAAGATGCCTGAAAGAGCTGATAAATAGAAGTCCCGAAGAGATCCTCAGCGAAAGAATCAAGAAGTTTGAAAGGATGGGGGACTTTTTGGAAAAATGA
- a CDS encoding DUF3536 domain-containing protein, producing MNTFVIHGHFYQPYRANPYVGDVMIEDTAYPYENWNERIYRECYLPNAYAHLRVDTKVKAIINNYTKMSFNFGWPLLDWMEKNHPELLDKIREGAENAIATSFNHTILPLDPQEDKEIQLFWGIRAFEKFFGRRPTGFWLPELAIDKQIVHMLIKYGIKYILLAPHQTKARGSFLRYYVQDGHLDIFVYNGELSQGIAFGDLLSDAKSLLETLRSRRGLTIIAADGETFGHHKKFGEMGLAYMFANSSEFKSLEAYYKENMPKLSTDINWNTSWSCPHGVERWRSDCGCSTGGLPGWHQKWRKPLRDGLEAVRSRIKEIVYNKLEEYFFDVHGAILGFVDVILGASKDEYFSKYLKRDINKEEKVKILKLLNAIKYIQLAFSSDGWFFAEISGIEPVKNLLFAKRAIELIEDSSIERTLLRYLEEAPSNIQAYGNGLGVWKNLVLTQVYSPQTISRTALILHISELKDKKDRLGKWEFEVLEESKIRLIDTETEEELSFEEDLTSFDVSMLPSLYAKHIFEKWAMDYMKEEEEFLKDYEFLLEDMVLHSKSLRFRTAQYMREKLRLLLKSKLLILIKEKASTDKIKEILTKADTLSVDVRDEHLAQELTSYVVDKAIKAGDEELLRLLEFAREYNLSVVRYELAIDLWQVQNIVWERRQAIKNNRIFELLNILPFSS from the coding sequence ATGAATACTTTTGTAATTCACGGACACTTTTACCAGCCTTACAGAGCAAACCCTTATGTGGGTGATGTTATGATAGAAGATACAGCATACCCTTATGAAAACTGGAACGAACGCATATACAGAGAGTGTTATCTTCCCAACGCTTACGCCCACCTTAGAGTAGACACAAAGGTAAAAGCCATAATAAACAACTATACGAAAATGAGCTTTAACTTTGGCTGGCCACTTTTAGACTGGATGGAAAAGAACCATCCTGAGCTTCTGGATAAGATAAGAGAGGGTGCTGAAAATGCAATAGCCACATCCTTTAATCACACCATACTTCCCCTTGACCCCCAGGAGGACAAGGAGATCCAGCTCTTTTGGGGCATAAGAGCCTTTGAGAAGTTCTTTGGCAGAAGACCAACAGGCTTTTGGCTTCCGGAGCTTGCCATTGACAAGCAAATAGTCCATATGCTTATAAAGTATGGAATAAAGTATATCCTTTTAGCACCGCATCAAACGAAGGCAAGGGGCAGTTTTTTGAGATACTATGTGCAGGACGGTCATCTTGACATTTTTGTTTATAATGGTGAGCTCTCTCAAGGTATTGCCTTTGGTGATCTTTTGAGCGATGCCAAATCTCTTCTTGAGACCCTCAGGAGCAGAAGGGGACTTACCATCATAGCAGCTGATGGCGAAACCTTTGGACATCACAAGAAGTTTGGTGAGATGGGTCTTGCATACATGTTTGCCAACTCTTCCGAGTTTAAAAGTTTAGAAGCATACTACAAAGAAAATATGCCTAAGCTCTCCACAGACATAAACTGGAACACATCCTGGAGCTGTCCACACGGCGTGGAGAGGTGGAGAAGCGATTGCGGATGCTCCACAGGAGGCTTGCCTGGCTGGCACCAAAAATGGAGAAAACCCCTAAGAGATGGGCTTGAAGCTGTAAGGTCAAGAATAAAGGAGATTGTTTATAATAAGCTGGAGGAATACTTTTTTGATGTACATGGGGCAATTTTGGGCTTTGTGGATGTTATTCTTGGAGCTTCCAAAGATGAGTACTTTTCCAAGTATCTGAAGAGGGATATAAACAAGGAGGAAAAGGTAAAGATATTAAAACTTTTGAATGCTATAAAGTATATTCAACTTGCTTTTTCTTCGGACGGTTGGTTTTTTGCAGAAATATCAGGTATAGAGCCTGTAAAAAATTTGCTCTTTGCCAAAAGAGCCATTGAGCTCATAGAAGATAGCTCCATAGAAAGGACGCTTCTGAGATACCTGGAAGAAGCTCCCAGCAACATACAAGCTTACGGCAATGGCTTGGGGGTTTGGAAGAACTTGGTGCTTACGCAAGTTTATTCTCCGCAGACCATCTCCAGAACTGCTCTAATTTTGCACATTTCTGAGCTAAAGGATAAAAAAGACAGGCTGGGCAAGTGGGAGTTTGAGGTTTTAGAAGAGAGCAAGATAAGACTCATAGACACGGAAACGGAGGAGGAGCTCTCTTTTGAGGAAGACCTTACTTCCTTTGATGTGTCAATGCTTCCTTCTCTGTATGCCAAGCACATCTTTGAAAAGTGGGCTATGGACTACATGAAAGAAGAGGAGGAGTTTTTAAAAGATTACGAATTTCTCTTGGAGGATATGGTGCTTCACTCAAAATCTCTAAGGTTCCGCACCGCTCAGTATATGAGGGAGAAACTACGGCTACTTTTAAAATCCAAACTCTTGATCCTCATAAAAGAAAAAGCTTCCACAGATAAAATAAAGGAGATACTTACAAAAGCTGACACTCTCTCGGTGGATGTAAGAGACGAGCACTTGGCGCAGGAGCTTACCAGCTATGTGGTGGATAAAGCCATAAAGGCTGGTGATGAAGAACTTCTAAGGCTCCTTGAATTTGCCAGAGAGTATAACCTCTCTGTGGTAAGATACGAGCTTGCCATTGACCTCTGGCAGGTGCAAAACATAGTTTGGGAAAGAAGACAGGCGATAAAAAACAACAGAATATTTGAACTTCTCAATATCCTACCTTTTTCTTCTTGA
- the wecB gene encoding non-hydrolyzing UDP-N-acetylglucosamine 2-epimerase, with protein sequence MNSKLPKVMVILGTRPEAVKLAPVVLALKKMGFNVKVVATGQHTEMLMQVIDFFGMEACLLDCMSADLLENTACMTKALKNKLLEEKPDAVLVQGDTLSCYMGAYSAFLNKLPVMHLEAGLRSHDKFSPFPEELYRKLTDSLSDIFFAPTPKAVDNLLSEGVRKDRILLTGNTVVDAMHLALKRLDREKIKGEIENITGKKIDAYEGLVFITSHRRENFGKPLENIREAILELSKRYSSLLFLWSVHKNPEVRKVVMDGLKSLPENLSLVEPLTYPQTVYALEKSKVLITDSGGLQEEACVVKKPVLITRNVSERPEVVEVGLGKIVGTEKENIIKSFDEVYLSYDKFSNLEFENPYGDGRASERIAGFLLCPKVMDFILNYRERYREDLHECSERYSYPAFAL encoded by the coding sequence ATGAACAGTAAACTACCAAAGGTGATGGTCATCCTCGGCACCAGACCTGAGGCAGTAAAGCTCGCGCCGGTGGTGCTAGCGCTGAAAAAGATGGGTTTTAATGTAAAGGTGGTAGCTACCGGTCAGCACACGGAGATGCTTATGCAGGTGATAGATTTTTTTGGTATGGAGGCTTGCCTGCTTGATTGTATGAGTGCAGACCTTCTGGAGAATACTGCCTGTATGACAAAAGCTCTCAAAAACAAGCTTCTTGAAGAAAAGCCTGATGCTGTTCTGGTTCAGGGGGATACCCTAAGCTGTTATATGGGTGCTTATAGTGCTTTCCTCAACAAATTGCCGGTTATGCACTTAGAAGCCGGACTCAGAAGCCACGACAAGTTCTCACCTTTTCCCGAAGAGCTATACAGAAAACTCACCGACTCACTATCGGATATCTTCTTTGCTCCAACACCAAAAGCAGTAGACAACCTCTTATCGGAAGGTGTGCGTAAGGACCGCATACTTCTGACAGGCAACACGGTAGTGGATGCAATGCACTTGGCACTCAAAAGGTTGGACAGAGAGAAAATAAAGGGAGAAATAGAGAACATAACTGGTAAAAAAATAGATGCTTACGAAGGGCTCGTGTTCATCACAAGCCACAGGAGGGAGAACTTTGGAAAACCCCTTGAGAACATAAGGGAAGCCATATTGGAGCTATCAAAAAGGTACAGTTCTTTGCTTTTTTTATGGTCGGTCCACAAAAACCCAGAAGTAAGAAAGGTGGTGATGGATGGTCTAAAAAGCCTGCCCGAGAACTTGAGCCTTGTAGAGCCTCTCACATACCCACAGACGGTTTATGCGCTTGAAAAATCTAAGGTGCTCATCACAGACTCTGGAGGGTTGCAGGAGGAAGCGTGCGTAGTAAAAAAACCCGTCCTTATTACAAGGAATGTGTCAGAAAGACCTGAGGTAGTAGAGGTAGGACTTGGAAAAATAGTAGGCACTGAGAAGGAAAACATAATAAAAAGCTTTGATGAGGTTTACCTGAGCTACGATAAGTTTTCAAATCTTGAGTTTGAAAATCCCTACGGAGATGGCAGAGCTTCCGAAAGGATAGCCGGTTTCCTTCTCTGCCCTAAGGTGATGGACTTTATACTAAATTACAGAGAGAGGTACAGGGAGGACCTGCATGAGTGTTCTGAGCGTTATTCTTACCCTGCTTTTGCTCTTTGA
- a CDS encoding UDP-glucuronic acid decarboxylase family protein, protein MRVLITGAAGFIGSHLCERFLKEGFQVIGMDNFITGSPDNIAHLFGHPKFKFIHYNVINYIYLEGPVDLVLHFACPASPIDYLSHPIHTMKVDSLGTLNTLGLAKLKRARYVFASTSEVYGDPTIHPQPETYWGYVNPVGPRSVYDESKRFSEAMCMAYHREHSIDVRIARIFNTYGPRMRINDGRVIPNFITQALKGEPLTVYGDGKQTRSFCYIDDLVEGIFRLSTEDGLSGEIINLGNPQEVSIIDVAKLILELTGSSSKIVFRSLPADDPKRRCPDIKKAKELLSWEPKVSLKDGLKITINWFKQMLRKGEREGEL, encoded by the coding sequence GTGCGCGTGCTTATAACGGGTGCTGCGGGATTCATAGGCTCTCATCTGTGCGAAAGATTTCTAAAAGAGGGCTTTCAAGTCATAGGTATGGATAACTTTATCACAGGCTCACCCGACAATATAGCACACCTCTTTGGTCATCCCAAGTTTAAGTTCATACATTACAATGTCATAAACTACATATACTTGGAGGGTCCTGTAGACCTGGTGCTTCACTTTGCCTGTCCTGCATCACCTATAGATTACCTCTCTCATCCTATTCACACCATGAAGGTGGATTCTTTGGGAACTCTAAACACCCTTGGGCTTGCCAAGCTCAAAAGGGCAAGGTATGTATTTGCCTCCACATCAGAAGTTTACGGAGATCCTACCATCCACCCTCAACCAGAGACTTATTGGGGATATGTGAACCCTGTTGGACCAAGAAGCGTTTACGACGAATCAAAGAGGTTTTCTGAAGCTATGTGCATGGCTTACCACAGAGAACACAGTATTGATGTAAGGATAGCAAGGATATTCAACACTTACGGACCTCGTATGAGGATAAACGATGGAAGGGTGATACCCAACTTTATAACCCAAGCGCTAAAAGGTGAGCCTCTGACTGTTTACGGAGACGGAAAGCAAACCAGAAGCTTTTGCTATATTGACGACCTTGTAGAAGGCATATTCAGGCTATCAACAGAAGATGGACTATCGGGAGAGATTATAAACCTTGGAAACCCACAGGAAGTTAGCATAATAGATGTAGCAAAGCTGATACTTGAGCTGACAGGAAGTTCTTCAAAGATAGTTTTCAGGTCACTTCCCGCTGACGATCCCAAAAGGCGCTGTCCAGACATAAAAAAAGCCAAGGAGCTTCTCTCTTGGGAGCCAAAGGTTAGCTTAAAGGATGGGCTCAAGATAACCATAAACTGGTTTAAACAGATGCTAAGAAAAGGTGAAAGAGAAGGGGAACTATAA
- the secA gene encoding preprotein translocase subunit SecA, protein MIDWIIKKLIGTKNEREVKRLRGYVKKIAEKEMELDALTNRELIELSKELHLKVMGDESLKERIMRGDITEEVLLAFALVREAGKRTIGLRFFDVQMIGGLVLHQGKIAEMKTGEGKTLVATSAVYVNALTNEGVHVVTVNDYLARRDAQWMGPIYKFLGLDVGVINSDYSSYRVEWVDEEVVKEAIEEDLRVWPKGYFEEILPSHLIDTKAKKAFFTKLELCDRKQAYQAHITYGTNNEFGFDYLRDNMAVSLEDIVQVKGHNFAIVDEVDSILIDEARTPLIISGPSQMDTSAYYKADEVVRKLKKDEDFTVDEKNRTVLLTEQGIKKVEEFLGIENLYDVKNIDLLHAVNQALRAHQLFKRDVHYIVKDSEVLIVDEFTGRVLPGRRWSDGLHQAIEVKEGVPIQQENQTLASITFQNYFKLYRKLSGMTGTAETEALEFKEIYGLDVVVVPTHKPVRRYDHPDLVYKTKQEKWQAVVDYIKREHQKGRPILVGTVSIEDSEHLSQLLKKAGIPHNVLNAKHHEKEAEIIAQAGRLGAVTISTNMAGRGTDILLGGNPEYLAKEILTKRGKTLETATQEEWKQALEEAYRITQEEKEKVVQLGGLLVIGTERHESRRIDNQLRGRAGRQGDPGETRFVLSLEDDLMRIFGGDRVKKMMEFLRIPEGEPIESRMVTKAIQNAQKRVEAQNFQIRKRLLEYDNVMNTQRLTVYGIRRDILEGKWLKEYVEEFIRDVIEERLHALLVEDEPELWDTKPLADYLKELTGRDVEVPQARDKEELVEKLTQTIKEMYAEKEESLGKDLFLEVTKVVLLNNLDHLWREHLHILDRLREGIYLRGYASKDPLVEYKKEAFYLFENMMLNFKERAIFDLMKVEIRSQEELEQEVQREEQQMESLLKQAVFSGVEGKSDQKGPRRKTLKERLQSRRKR, encoded by the coding sequence ATGATAGACTGGATCATCAAAAAGCTCATAGGCACAAAAAACGAAAGGGAAGTAAAAAGGTTAAGAGGGTATGTTAAGAAGATAGCAGAAAAGGAGATGGAGCTTGATGCCCTCACCAACAGGGAACTTATTGAGCTTTCTAAGGAACTTCACCTTAAGGTAATGGGTGATGAGTCTTTAAAGGAAAGGATAATGAGGGGGGATATAACAGAGGAGGTGCTTTTAGCCTTTGCCTTGGTTAGAGAAGCGGGTAAAAGGACTATAGGGCTTAGGTTCTTTGATGTTCAAATGATAGGTGGTCTGGTGCTTCATCAGGGAAAGATTGCGGAGATGAAGACGGGAGAAGGGAAAACGCTGGTGGCTACATCGGCAGTTTATGTAAATGCTCTAACAAATGAGGGTGTGCATGTTGTCACCGTAAATGATTACCTTGCAAGAAGGGATGCCCAGTGGATGGGTCCCATATACAAGTTTCTTGGGCTTGATGTGGGTGTAATAAATTCTGACTACTCCTCTTACAGGGTAGAGTGGGTGGATGAGGAGGTGGTTAAGGAGGCTATAGAAGAGGACCTTCGTGTGTGGCCAAAAGGATATTTTGAAGAGATTCTCCCCTCCCATCTTATAGACACAAAGGCAAAAAAAGCCTTCTTTACAAAGCTTGAGCTGTGTGACAGAAAACAAGCCTATCAAGCTCACATAACATACGGTACCAACAACGAGTTTGGCTTTGACTACCTGCGGGACAACATGGCGGTGTCTCTGGAAGACATAGTTCAGGTGAAGGGGCACAACTTTGCCATAGTGGACGAGGTAGATTCTATACTCATAGACGAGGCGAGAACTCCCCTTATCATATCGGGTCCCTCTCAGATGGATACATCCGCTTACTATAAGGCGGATGAAGTGGTAAGAAAACTCAAAAAGGACGAAGACTTTACGGTGGACGAAAAAAACAGAACTGTATTACTTACAGAGCAAGGTATAAAAAAGGTAGAAGAGTTTTTGGGTATTGAAAATCTTTACGATGTTAAAAACATAGACCTTCTTCACGCTGTAAATCAGGCACTCAGGGCGCATCAGCTTTTCAAAAGGGATGTTCATTATATTGTTAAGGATTCAGAAGTGCTCATAGTGGATGAATTCACCGGCAGAGTTCTACCGGGTAGAAGGTGGAGCGATGGGCTTCATCAGGCTATTGAGGTAAAGGAGGGTGTACCCATTCAGCAGGAAAACCAGACACTGGCAAGCATCACCTTTCAAAACTACTTTAAGCTTTACAGAAAACTTTCGGGTATGACAGGCACAGCAGAAACGGAAGCCCTTGAGTTTAAGGAAATATACGGACTTGATGTGGTGGTAGTACCAACCCACAAGCCAGTAAGGAGGTATGACCATCCGGACCTGGTTTATAAGACTAAACAAGAAAAGTGGCAGGCGGTGGTGGATTACATAAAGAGGGAGCACCAGAAGGGAAGACCTATTCTGGTAGGTACAGTGTCCATAGAGGATTCGGAGCATCTTTCTCAGCTTCTCAAAAAAGCAGGCATACCTCACAATGTTTTAAATGCCAAACATCACGAAAAGGAAGCAGAAATCATAGCGCAGGCAGGGAGGCTTGGGGCGGTGACCATATCCACCAATATGGCTGGAAGAGGTACAGACATACTCTTGGGAGGTAATCCAGAATATTTAGCCAAGGAGATCCTAACAAAGAGGGGAAAGACATTGGAGACTGCCACCCAAGAGGAGTGGAAACAAGCCCTTGAAGAAGCATACAGAATAACTCAAGAAGAAAAGGAGAAGGTGGTGCAGCTTGGTGGACTTTTAGTGATAGGTACAGAAAGGCACGAATCTCGTAGGATAGACAATCAGCTCAGAGGAAGGGCAGGAAGACAGGGAGATCCCGGAGAGACAAGATTTGTACTCTCCCTTGAGGATGACCTTATGCGCATCTTCGGAGGTGACAGAGTAAAGAAGATGATGGAGTTTCTCAGGATCCCAGAAGGAGAGCCCATAGAGAGCAGGATGGTCACAAAAGCCATACAGAACGCGCAAAAGAGGGTTGAGGCACAGAATTTCCAGATAAGAAAGAGACTCCTTGAGTACGACAATGTTATGAACACACAGAGACTCACAGTTTATGGGATAAGAAGGGACATTTTGGAAGGCAAATGGCTCAAAGAGTATGTGGAGGAGTTTATAAGGGATGTAATTGAAGAGAGACTACACGCTTTGCTTGTGGAGGACGAGCCGGAGCTTTGGGACACAAAACCGCTTGCAGACTATCTTAAGGAACTCACAGGCAGAGACGTAGAAGTACCGCAGGCCAGAGACAAGGAAGAGCTTGTAGAAAAGCTCACTCAAACAATAAAGGAAATGTATGCAGAAAAGGAAGAAAGCTTGGGCAAAGACCTTTTCTTGGAAGTAACAAAGGTGGTTCTGCTTAACAACCTTGACCACCTGTGGAGAGAGCATTTACACATACTTGATAGGCTGAGAGAGGGCATATACCTGAGAGGCTATGCTTCCAAAGACCCACTTGTGGAGTATAAAAAGGAAGCCTTCTACCTGTTTGAGAACATGATGCTAAACTTCAAGGAGCGTGCCATCTTTGACCTCATGAAGGTGGAGATAAGGTCTCAGGAGGAGCTAGAGCAAGAAGTCCAGAGGGAAGAGCAGCAGATGGAGAGCCTTCTAAAACAGGCGGTTTTCAGCGGTGTTGAAGGAAAATCTGACCAGAAGGGTCCCAGGAGAAAAACTCTCAAAGAGAGACTCCAGTCAAGAAGAAAAAGGTAG
- a CDS encoding AEC family transporter: MLEVLLIVASGYLLRKIGVFKKEDARVFINYVIYLALPVVSFRSAHSLGISKSVIFVVLLAWIAIIFCLVVSFILGKVLRLKGSDLRTFLLVSSFGNTAFLGYPYALSFFGQEGLRYAVIYDSLGSFLLVSTVGFLISRGSVNLKELFTFPPFIGLVLGFSLRSYNFDTALKGALDTLAFSLSPVILFALGLSVSFVGIKRYLSISLFALFIKMVVSFLITYQVAKALKMEPLAFKISLLESSMPSMMMSGVLALKYGLNHELAFASIGLGLLFSFVIVPLLFHLFLASV, from the coding sequence ATGCTTGAGGTTCTTCTGATAGTTGCCTCAGGTTATCTATTAAGAAAGATAGGCGTATTCAAAAAAGAGGATGCAAGGGTTTTTATCAATTATGTAATTTATCTGGCGCTGCCTGTGGTGAGCTTTAGGTCAGCGCACAGCCTGGGCATTTCAAAAAGTGTAATTTTTGTGGTTCTTCTTGCCTGGATAGCCATTATCTTCTGTTTGGTAGTGTCCTTCATCTTGGGTAAGGTGCTTAGGCTAAAAGGCAGTGATTTGAGAACTTTCTTACTGGTATCCTCTTTTGGAAACACCGCTTTTTTGGGATATCCCTATGCACTTTCTTTCTTTGGTCAGGAGGGGCTAAGGTACGCAGTCATATACGACAGCCTGGGTTCTTTTCTTTTGGTTTCCACTGTAGGCTTTCTTATATCAAGGGGAAGCGTTAACCTCAAGGAGCTTTTCACCTTCCCTCCTTTTATAGGTCTCGTGCTGGGCTTTTCACTAAGAAGCTATAACTTTGATACAGCCTTGAAGGGAGCGTTAGATACTCTTGCCTTTTCTCTCTCACCAGTCATCCTGTTTGCCCTGGGTCTTTCTGTGAGTTTTGTAGGCATCAAAAGATACCTGAGCATAAGTCTCTTTGCTCTCTTTATAAAAATGGTCGTATCCTTCTTGATAACTTATCAGGTGGCTAAGGCGCTAAAAATGGAGCCTCTTGCCTTTAAGATTTCCCTTCTGGAGTCCAGCATGCCCAGTATGATGATGTCTGGTGTCTTGGCTCTCAAATACGGACTCAATCATGAGCTTGCTTTTGCAAGCATAGGTCTTGGCTTGCTTTTCAGCTTTGTTATAGTTCCCCTTCTCTTTCACCTTTTCTTAGCATCTGTTTAA
- a CDS encoding DNA double-strand break repair nuclease NurA has translation MLWGRYRVSLKPWELPDVDLLEYEESEGLVDLAEEPKPYDGEPLQEGITVAFVDGVRRTEYAMYLIDDSGSSYEGAFASLGAGAVLIELGKLNLVKESMLHSIVKRYLVVRGELQGIPQKSIGFEMRTTYEDVSKEINRIMREELEVRVARKLAQQVNPTLLICDGTLSNRLRGTTCVGYIKTIKKLFIRRDEANLLAHLKRGQRTPIIKLHYQHKQEQKEKVEKYTWYVKLTDAEGVGSLARLEVFENVGLSMAKRIANMTAGILPMLVSTTFQDKRSPQNLLPIKSLENFLRRHLGSYSIVRREIEQLIYA, from the coding sequence ATGTTGTGGGGAAGATACAGAGTATCTCTTAAGCCTTGGGAGCTTCCCGATGTGGACCTTTTGGAATACGAGGAGTCAGAGGGGTTGGTAGATTTAGCGGAAGAACCAAAACCTTACGATGGAGAGCCTTTGCAGGAAGGCATAACTGTCGCTTTCGTGGATGGTGTGAGAAGAACCGAATATGCCATGTATCTTATAGATGATAGCGGGTCAAGCTACGAGGGAGCTTTTGCATCTCTTGGTGCCGGTGCGGTACTTATAGAGCTTGGTAAGCTCAATCTGGTGAAAGAATCTATGCTTCATTCTATTGTCAAAAGGTACCTGGTGGTAAGGGGAGAGCTCCAAGGGATTCCCCAAAAAAGCATTGGATTTGAAATGCGCACTACTTATGAGGATGTTTCCAAGGAAATAAACAGGATCATGAGGGAAGAGCTTGAGGTGCGTGTGGCAAGAAAGCTTGCCCAACAGGTAAATCCTACCCTTTTGATATGCGATGGAACACTCAGCAACAGACTAAGAGGAACCACCTGCGTAGGCTATATAAAAACCATAAAAAAGCTTTTCATAAGAAGAGATGAAGCTAACTTACTTGCCCATTTAAAGCGGGGTCAGAGAACACCCATAATAAAACTGCACTATCAGCATAAGCAGGAACAGAAGGAAAAGGTGGAAAAGTATACATGGTATGTAAAGCTAACAGATGCGGAAGGTGTGGGCTCTCTTGCAAGACTTGAGGTTTTTGAGAATGTGGGTCTAAGTATGGCAAAGCGCATTGCCAATATGACTGCAGGCATCCTCCCTATGCTCGTAAGCACTACTTTTCAGGACAAAAGGTCTCCTCAAAATCTCTTACCTATAAAGAGCCTTGAAAACTTCTTGAGAAGGCACTTGGGGTCTTATTCCATAGTCAGAAGAGAGATAGAGCAGCTTATTTATGCTTGA